A DNA window from Streptococcus parapneumoniae contains the following coding sequences:
- a CDS encoding virulence RhuM family protein, whose protein sequence is MNEISNFILYTTPNGDVQLDILLQDENLWLTQKGLAELFGVERSVITKHLKNIYDSGELDKVSTCAKFAQVQQEGNRAVRRELEYYNLDAIISVGYRVNSSKATQFRIWATKTLKEFIIKGFVLDDERLKQGQTVFGQDYFRELLERIRSIRSSERRIYQQITDIFAECAIDYDQNSDITKNFYAMVQNKFHYAITGSTAAEIIYQQADASKEKMGLTTWKNAPDGRVLKSDVTVAKNYLQEKEIRQLERTVTAYFDYIEGLVERRNTFTMRGLADSIDRFLSFNEYEILEGKGSISKKQADSKAIQEYEKFNRTQKILSDFDKHILKIMRES, encoded by the coding sequence TTGAATGAAATTTCTAATTTCATCCTGTATACTACACCAAATGGCGACGTTCAGCTAGATATCCTTTTACAAGATGAAAATCTTTGGTTGACTCAAAAAGGTCTTGCAGAGCTCTTTGGAGTTGAACGAAGTGTCATTACAAAGCACTTAAAAAACATTTATGATAGTGGTGAGTTGGATAAGGTGTCAACTTGTGCAAAATTTGCACAGGTTCAACAAGAGGGGAATAGAGCTGTTCGGCGTGAACTTGAATATTACAATCTGGATGCTATCATTTCAGTTGGCTATCGCGTAAATTCCAGCAAGGCTACTCAATTTAGAATTTGGGCAACCAAGACCTTGAAAGAATTTATCATCAAAGGTTTTGTTTTAGATGATGAACGCTTGAAACAAGGACAGACAGTTTTCGGACAAGATTATTTCCGTGAACTTTTAGAACGAATTCGCTCTATTCGTTCTAGCGAGCGCCGAATCTATCAACAAATCACGGATATCTTTGCTGAATGTGCCATAGATTATGATCAAAACTCAGATATTACTAAAAATTTCTATGCTATGGTGCAAAATAAATTTCATTATGCAATTACTGGAAGTACTGCTGCAGAAATTATCTATCAGCAAGCCGATGCTAGTAAAGAAAAAATGGGATTAACTACTTGGAAGAATGCACCTGATGGACGAGTTCTCAAATCAGATGTAACGGTAGCCAAAAATTATTTGCAAGAAAAAGAAATTCGACAACTAGAGCGAACTGTTACAGCCTATTTTGATTATATTGAGGGTTTGGTTGAGCGCCGTAATACTTTTACAATGCGAGGATTGGCAGATAGTATTGATCGTTTTCTATCTTTTAATGAGTACGAAATTTTAGAAGGAAAAGGAAGTATTTCCAAGAAACAAGCAGACTCAAAAGCCATCCAAGAGTATGAAAAATTTAACCGAACTCAAAAAATTCTATCGGACTTTGATAAACATATTCTGAAGATAATGAGAGAAAGTTAA
- a CDS encoding GNAT family protein, whose protein sequence is MTITELPEQLETERLVLRVRTVTDAEDIHAYASLPEVAYPAGFPPVKTLEDEIYYLEHILPERNQKENLPAGYGLVVKGTDKVIGSVDFNHRHADDVLELGYTLHPDYWGRGYVPEAARVLIDLAFRELGLHKIELTCFGYNLQSKRVAEKLGFTLEARIRDRKDVQGNRCDSLIYGLLRSEWEVI, encoded by the coding sequence TGACAATAACTGAACTTCCAGAACAATTAGAAACCGAACGACTCGTCCTACGAGTTCGTACAGTGACTGACGCCGAAGATATTCATGCCTACGCTAGTCTCCCAGAGGTCGCCTATCCAGCAGGATTTCCGCCCGTCAAGACCTTGGAAGATGAGATTTATTATCTGGAGCATATTCTTCCAGAACGCAATCAAAAGGAAAATCTCCCAGCTGGCTATGGGCTTGTCGTCAAAGGGACTGATAAAGTCATTGGTTCTGTTGACTTCAACCATCGCCATGCGGATGATGTGCTAGAGCTTGGTTATACCTTGCATCCAGACTATTGGGGTCGTGGTTATGTGCCAGAAGCAGCTCGTGTATTGATTGATCTAGCTTTTCGAGAACTAGGTCTTCATAAGATTGAGCTGACTTGCTTTGGTTACAATCTCCAAAGTAAACGAGTCGCAGAAAAACTTGGATTTACCCTCGAAGCTCGAATAAGAGACAGAAAGGATGTTCAAGGAAACCGCTGTGACAGTCTGATATATGGTTTGCTGAGAAGTGAGTGGGAGGTGATTTAA
- a CDS encoding valine--tRNA ligase, protein MSKELSPKYNPAEVEAGRYQKWLDADVFKPSGDQKAKPYSIVIPPPNVTGKLHLGHAWDTTLQDIIIRQKRMQGFDTLWLPGMDHAGIATQAKVEERLRGEGITRYDLGREKFLDKVWEWKDEYATTIKEQWGKMGLSVDYSRERFTLDEGLSKAVRKVFVDLYKKGWIYRGEFIINWDPAARTALSDIEVIHKDVEGAFYHMNYMLEDGSRALEVATTRPETMFGDVAVAVNPEDPRYKDLIGKSVILPIANKLIPIVADEHADPEFGTGVVKITPAHDPNDFLVGQRHNLPQVNVMNDDGTMNELAFEFAGMDRFEARKAVVAKLEEIGTLVKIEKRVHSVGHSERTGVVVEPRLSTQWFVKMDQLAKNAITNQDTEDKVEFYPPRFNDTFLQWMENVHDWVISRQLWWGHQIPAWYNAEGEMYVGEEAPEGDGWTQDEDVLDTWFSSALWPFSTMGWPDVDSEDFKRYFPTSTLVTGYDIIFFWVSRMIFQSLEFTGRQPFQNVLIHGLIRDEQGRKMSKSLGNGIDPMDVIEKYGADALRWFLSNGSAPGQDVRFSYEKMDASWNFINKIWNISRYILMNNEGLTLEQATANVEKVANKEAGNVTDRWILHNLNETIGKATANFDKFEFGVAGHILYNFIWDEFADWYVELTKEVLYSDNEEEKVITRSVLLYTLDKILRLLHPIMPFVTEEIFGQISEGSIVTAEYPTVNPAFEDLVAHTGVESLKDLIRAVRNARAEVNVAPSKPITILVKTSDSDLEAFFNSNVNYIKRFTNPEHLEIASTIPAPELAMSSVITGAEIYLPLADLLNVEEERARLDKELAKWQKELDMVGKKLSNERFVANAKPEVVQKERDKQADYQAKYDATVARIDEMKKLVK, encoded by the coding sequence ATGTCTAAAGAACTTTCACCTAAATACAATCCAGCCGAGGTTGAGGCTGGTCGTTACCAAAAATGGCTTGATGCTGATGTTTTCAAGCCTTCAGGCGATCAAAAAGCCAAGCCTTATTCAATCGTGATTCCACCACCAAATGTAACTGGTAAGCTTCACCTTGGTCACGCTTGGGATACGACTCTTCAAGATATCATCATCCGTCAAAAACGGATGCAAGGTTTTGATACGCTTTGGCTTCCTGGTATGGACCACGCTGGTATTGCCACTCAGGCTAAGGTTGAGGAGCGCTTGCGTGGAGAGGGCATTACGCGTTATGACCTAGGTCGTGAAAAATTCCTCGACAAGGTCTGGGAATGGAAAGACGAATATGCCACTACTATCAAGGAACAATGGGGCAAGATGGGGCTTTCTGTAGACTACTCTCGTGAGCGTTTCACTCTTGATGAAGGTTTGTCAAAAGCTGTTCGTAAGGTCTTTGTGGACCTTTACAAGAAAGGCTGGATCTACCGTGGTGAATTTATTATCAACTGGGACCCAGCAGCTCGCACAGCCCTTTCTGATATCGAAGTTATCCACAAGGACGTAGAAGGTGCCTTCTACCACATGAACTATATGCTGGAAGACGGTTCACGCGCCCTTGAAGTTGCGACAACTCGTCCTGAGACCATGTTTGGGGACGTTGCGGTTGCGGTAAATCCAGAAGACCCACGCTACAAGGACTTGATCGGAAAAAGCGTCATCCTTCCAATCGCTAATAAACTAATTCCAATCGTGGCCGACGAACACGCAGATCCTGAGTTTGGTACTGGTGTTGTTAAAATAACACCTGCTCACGATCCAAACGACTTCTTGGTTGGTCAACGCCACAACTTGCCACAAGTCAACGTCATGAACGACGACGGAACTATGAATGAGCTTGCCTTCGAATTTGCAGGTATGGACCGTTTTGAAGCTCGTAAGGCAGTCGTTGCCAAGTTGGAAGAAATCGGTACCCTCGTTAAAATCGAAAAACGTGTCCACAGTGTTGGTCACTCAGAGCGTACTGGTGTTGTGGTTGAGCCACGCTTGTCTACGCAATGGTTCGTCAAGATGGACCAATTGGCCAAGAATGCTATTACTAACCAAGATACAGAAGACAAGGTAGAATTCTACCCGCCTCGTTTCAACGATACCTTCCTCCAATGGATGGAAAATGTCCACGACTGGGTAATCTCTCGTCAGCTTTGGTGGGGTCACCAAATCCCTGCTTGGTACAATGCTGAGGGTGAAATGTACGTCGGTGAAGAAGCTCCAGAAGGTGACGGATGGACTCAGGACGAAGACGTCTTGGATACTTGGTTCAGTTCAGCCCTTTGGCCATTTTCAACCATGGGATGGCCTGATGTCGACTCAGAAGACTTCAAACGTTACTTCCCAACTTCAACCTTGGTAACAGGTTACGATATCATCTTCTTCTGGGTGTCTCGTATGATTTTCCAATCCTTGGAATTCACAGGTCGTCAGCCATTCCAAAACGTGCTGATTCACGGTCTCATTCGTGACGAGCAAGGACGCAAGATGTCTAAGTCCCTCGGTAACGGGATTGACCCAATGGATGTCATCGAGAAATACGGTGCCGATGCCCTTCGTTGGTTCCTTTCAAACGGTTCTGCACCAGGCCAAGACGTGCGCTTCTCTTACGAGAAAATGGATGCTTCATGGAACTTCATTAACAAGATCTGGAACATCTCGCGCTACATCCTCATGAACAATGAAGGATTGACCCTTGAGCAAGCAACTGCCAATGTGGAAAAAGTTGCCAATAAGGAAGCTGGAAATGTCACAGACCGCTGGATTCTCCACAACCTCAATGAAACCATCGGCAAAGCTACTGCCAACTTTGACAAGTTTGAATTTGGTGTGGCTGGGCACATCCTCTACAACTTCATCTGGGATGAGTTCGCGGACTGGTACGTTGAGTTGACCAAGGAAGTCCTTTACAGCGATAATGAAGAAGAGAAAGTCATCACACGTTCTGTCCTTCTTTATACTTTGGACAAGATCCTTCGCCTTCTCCACCCAATCATGCCATTCGTGACAGAGGAAATCTTTGGACAAATCTCAGAAGGCTCTATCGTGACAGCAGAATACCCAACTGTCAATCCAGCCTTTGAAGATCTTGTTGCTCACACTGGTGTGGAAAGCCTCAAAGACTTGATCCGTGCCGTTCGTAATGCGCGTGCGGAAGTAAACGTAGCACCAAGCAAACCTATCACTATCCTTGTTAAGACTAGCGATAGCGACTTGGAAGCCTTCTTTAACAGCAATGTCAACTACATCAAACGTTTCACAAATCCAGAACACTTGGAAATCGCATCAACCATCCCTGCACCTGAACTCGCTATGTCAAGCGTCATCACCGGAGCAGAAATCTACTTGCCTCTCGCAGACCTCCTCAATGTCGAAGAAGAACGGGCTCGTCTCGACAAGGAACTCGCCAAATGGCAAAAAGAACTGGATATGGTTGGTAAGAAACTCTCTAACGAACGCTTCGTAGCCAACGCCAAACCAGAAGTCGTCCAAAAAGAACGCGACAAACAAGCCGACTACCAAGCTAAATACGATGCGACCGTAGCACGTATTGATGAGATGAAGAAGTTGGTGAAATAA
- a CDS encoding AAA family ATPase, whose protein sequence is MHLFIIGAPASGKMTIGQELSRLTDATLFYNHQAIDFALEIYQDFTEEMWEFVRGMTFSFLGASVRNQRSVILTDVIDFSNQYQLLYLKQIQDLLDDYHQEILFVELETSLEERLHRNRTENRLKHKPLKRHIEVSEREILETAETLQLNSQHQPNELHHYFKINNTSLTAKEAAKQIQDKMNTIEKGHTHI, encoded by the coding sequence ATGCATCTTTTCATCATTGGTGCTCCGGCTTCTGGGAAAATGACGATTGGTCAAGAGTTATCTCGACTGACGGATGCTACCCTATTTTATAACCATCAAGCCATCGATTTTGCACTAGAAATCTATCAGGACTTTACAGAGGAAATGTGGGAATTTGTTCGTGGAATGACCTTTTCTTTCCTTGGAGCAAGTGTAAGAAATCAGCGATCAGTAATTTTAACAGACGTAATTGATTTTTCAAATCAGTACCAGCTGTTGTATTTGAAGCAAATTCAGGATTTGTTGGATGACTATCATCAAGAGATTCTTTTTGTGGAGTTGGAAACAAGTCTTGAGGAGCGCTTACATCGAAATCGAACGGAGAATCGATTAAAGCACAAACCTTTAAAACGACATATTGAGGTATCTGAAAGAGAAATTTTAGAGACAGCTGAAACCCTTCAATTAAATTCCCAACATCAACCGAATGAGTTGCACCACTACTTTAAAATAAATAATACGAGTTTGACTGCAAAAGAAGCTGCTAAGCAGATTCAAGATAAAATGAATACAATAGAGAAAGGACACACACATATCTAA